The proteins below are encoded in one region of Delphinus delphis chromosome 4, mDelDel1.2, whole genome shotgun sequence:
- the NDUFB4 gene encoding NADH dehydrogenase [ubiquinone] 1 beta subcomplex subunit 4: MSFPEHKTSRLATLPTTLDPAEYDISPETRKAQAERLAIRSRLKREYLLQYNDPSRHGVIEDPALIRWTYARSANVYPNFRPTPKTSLLGALFGIGPLLFWYYVFKTDRDRKEKLIREGKLDRTFNISY, encoded by the exons ATGTCGTTCCCCGAGCACAAGACGTCGCGCCTGGCGACCCTGCCCACTACCCTCGACCCAGCTGAATACGACATATCTCCGGAAACTCGGAAGGCACAAGCCGAGCGTTTGGCCATAAGATCCCGGCTTAAACGGGAGTACCTGCTTCAGTACAACGACCCCAGCCGTCATGGGGTCATC gaAGATCCTGCCTTGATTCGTTGGACCTATGCAAGATCAGCAAATGTCTATCCCAATTTCAGACCCACTCCCAAGACCTCACTTTTAGGAGCTCTGTTTGGAATTGGGCCCCTCCTCTTCTGGTATTATGTTTTCAAAACCGACAGA GATAGGAAAGAAAAACTTATCCGGGAAGGAAAATTGGATCGAACATTTAACATCTCATATTAA